A region from the Rosa rugosa chromosome 6, drRosRugo1.1, whole genome shotgun sequence genome encodes:
- the LOC133715811 gene encoding uncharacterized protein LOC133715811 isoform X2: MEHTTAANSNADEIRSLRVEGLLPEMDAKYLYGCFSDHGQVVAATVIHGNVRTGFVEFTSRSWAEMILKSYNGLGMPNYPQIYRLKWDMDATGMMWRWDYAYERCSYFGFNDAGEELNANKALLRYKHLIPAVNEKPAGGGGQQHQEGVSGLTYEIVEEILYHNWLGNRFLYLCMEELCKEKDGCYVIRTLKLSNLLSCSCKFDEKIGSIITCRYCADCNVPFELQKQAWLCTKDFGNRKSPRLMGCTSCFSGIMFAGGLDHSPDQTRAPYFVPSQKCYYFQPRDIYHYNPEWIRLPYYLKSEKQGALLVNVDGSLCCLSGLLVGQQVAHPTFEVFDPFDERWVPLPDPPFYRPEALNYKHGDPRPGTHLSYAIMGTKLLVSSKIPGSDSPHFPVCCFDVEEKKWTEVTTLFNGKPFPFRRRALVVDLEDGTHDKVMFYFNNYFAIRVCRLVVNEDDGSIKNSPHQSVGIDTLMTSLLEITIQNQSMVKMSWDFVDLGNKKVCFVLSSSLPKGREDEGFCHRQTLRLLILVWRCG, encoded by the exons ATGGAGCACACGACGGCAGCCAATTCCAACGCCGATGAGATCCGATCCCTACGCGTCGAGGGCTTGCTGCCAGAGATGGATGCGAAATATCTCTATGGCTGCTTCAGTGATCATGGCCAg GTTGTAGCTGCCACTGTTATTCATGGTAATGTGAGAACTGGTTTTGTTGAGTTTACTTCTCGGAGCTGGGCTGAGATGATCTTGAAGTCCTACAATGGTCTCGGGATGCCAAACTACCCTCAGATATACCGCCTGAAATGGGATATGGATGCTACCGGTATGATGTGGCGCTGGGATTATGCTTACGAGCGTTGTTCGTACTTTGGTTTTAATGATGCAGGTGAAGAATTGAACGCCAACAAAGCGCTCTTGAGATACAAGCACTTGATACCTGCTGTAAATGAAAAACCAGCTGGTGGTGGTGGTCAGCAACATCAGGAAGGCGTGTCTGGTTTAACATATGAGATAGTTGAAGAGATTCTCTACCACAACTGGTTAGGTAATAGGTTTCTGTATCTATGTATGGAGGAATTGTGTAAGGAAAAAGACGGTTGTTACGTTATCCGCACCCTCAAGTTGTCGAACTTATTGTCATGCTCTTGCAAGTTTGACGAAAAGATTGGGAGTATAATCACCTGCCGCTATTGCGCCGACTGCAACGTGCCATTTGAATTGCAAAAGCAGGCTTGGCTATGCACCAAGGACTTCGGCAACCGGAAAAGTCCGCGGCTTATGGGATGCACTTCTTGTTTCAGCGGAATTATGTTCGCCGGCGGCCTGGACCACTCACCAGATCAAACTCGAGCTCCTTACTTTGTGCCGAGTCAAAAATGTTATTATTTTCAGCCGAGAGATATTTACCACTATAATCCCGAGTGGATAAGGCTTCCGTACTATCTCAAAAGCGAGAAACAGGGGGCCCTGCTGGTTAACGTTGATGGAAGTCTCTGTTGTCTCTCTGGTTTACTCGTTGGTCAGCAAGTCGCTCATCCTACTTTTGAGGTGTTCGATCCCTTTGACGAGAGATGGGTGCCTCTGCCGGATCCTCCTTTTTACAGACCCGAAGCACTGAATTACAAACACGGTGACCCTAGGCCTGGTACACACTTGTCTTATGCAATCATGGGCACCAAGCTTTTGGTCTCGAGCAAAATCCCTGGTTCAGATTCCCCTCACTTTCCCGTTTGTTGCTTTGACGTTGAGGAAAAAAAGTGGACAGAGGTCACTACCTTGTTCAATGGTAAGCCTTTTCCCTTCCGACGCAGGGCTTTAGTGGTCGACTTGGAGGATGGTACCCATGATAAGGTCATGTTTTACTTCAATAATTATTTTGCTATAAGAGTCTGCCGATTAGTAGTTAATGAGGATGATGGTAGTATTAAGAACTCACCGCACCAATCTGTGGGGATTGATACCCTCATGACTAGCTTATTGGAAATTACCATTCAAAATCAGTCAATGGTGAAAATGTCGTGGGATTTTGTTGATCTAGGAAATAAAAAAGTCTGCTTTGTTTTGTCCTCGAGCCTCCCGAAAGGCAGAGAGGACGAAGGTTTCTGTCATCGCCAGACCTTGCGTCTTCTTATCTTG GTCTGGAGGTGCGGCTGA
- the LOC133715811 gene encoding uncharacterized protein LOC133715811 isoform X1 yields MEHTTAANSNADEIRSLRVEGLLPEMDAKYLYGCFSDHGQVVAATVIHGNVRTGFVEFTSRSWAEMILKSYNGLGMPNYPQIYRLKWDMDATGMMWRWDYAYERCSYFGFNDAGEELNANKALLRYKHLIPAVNEKPAGGGGQQHQEGVSGLTYEIVEEILYHNWLGNRFLYLCMEELCKEKDGCYVIRTLKLSNLLSCSCKFDEKIGSIITCRYCADCNVPFELQKQAWLCTKDFGNRKSPRLMGCTSCFSGIMFAGGLDHSPDQTRAPYFVPSQKCYYFQPRDIYHYNPEWIRLPYYLKSEKQGALLVNVDGSLCCLSGLLVGQQVAHPTFEVFDPFDERWVPLPDPPFYRPEALNYKHGDPRPGTHLSYAIMGTKLLVSSKIPGSDSPHFPVCCFDVEEKKWTEVTTLFNGKPFPFRRRALVVDLEDGTHDKVMFYFNNYFAIRVCRLVVNEDDGSIKNSPHQSVGIDTLMTSLLEITIQNQSMVKMSWDFVDLGNKKVCFVLSSSLPKGREDEGFCHRQTLRLLILVIQFQVLESGDFSFKFLATRTFEYQGHFPRIWHPNLQGCFLL; encoded by the exons ATGGAGCACACGACGGCAGCCAATTCCAACGCCGATGAGATCCGATCCCTACGCGTCGAGGGCTTGCTGCCAGAGATGGATGCGAAATATCTCTATGGCTGCTTCAGTGATCATGGCCAg GTTGTAGCTGCCACTGTTATTCATGGTAATGTGAGAACTGGTTTTGTTGAGTTTACTTCTCGGAGCTGGGCTGAGATGATCTTGAAGTCCTACAATGGTCTCGGGATGCCAAACTACCCTCAGATATACCGCCTGAAATGGGATATGGATGCTACCGGTATGATGTGGCGCTGGGATTATGCTTACGAGCGTTGTTCGTACTTTGGTTTTAATGATGCAGGTGAAGAATTGAACGCCAACAAAGCGCTCTTGAGATACAAGCACTTGATACCTGCTGTAAATGAAAAACCAGCTGGTGGTGGTGGTCAGCAACATCAGGAAGGCGTGTCTGGTTTAACATATGAGATAGTTGAAGAGATTCTCTACCACAACTGGTTAGGTAATAGGTTTCTGTATCTATGTATGGAGGAATTGTGTAAGGAAAAAGACGGTTGTTACGTTATCCGCACCCTCAAGTTGTCGAACTTATTGTCATGCTCTTGCAAGTTTGACGAAAAGATTGGGAGTATAATCACCTGCCGCTATTGCGCCGACTGCAACGTGCCATTTGAATTGCAAAAGCAGGCTTGGCTATGCACCAAGGACTTCGGCAACCGGAAAAGTCCGCGGCTTATGGGATGCACTTCTTGTTTCAGCGGAATTATGTTCGCCGGCGGCCTGGACCACTCACCAGATCAAACTCGAGCTCCTTACTTTGTGCCGAGTCAAAAATGTTATTATTTTCAGCCGAGAGATATTTACCACTATAATCCCGAGTGGATAAGGCTTCCGTACTATCTCAAAAGCGAGAAACAGGGGGCCCTGCTGGTTAACGTTGATGGAAGTCTCTGTTGTCTCTCTGGTTTACTCGTTGGTCAGCAAGTCGCTCATCCTACTTTTGAGGTGTTCGATCCCTTTGACGAGAGATGGGTGCCTCTGCCGGATCCTCCTTTTTACAGACCCGAAGCACTGAATTACAAACACGGTGACCCTAGGCCTGGTACACACTTGTCTTATGCAATCATGGGCACCAAGCTTTTGGTCTCGAGCAAAATCCCTGGTTCAGATTCCCCTCACTTTCCCGTTTGTTGCTTTGACGTTGAGGAAAAAAAGTGGACAGAGGTCACTACCTTGTTCAATGGTAAGCCTTTTCCCTTCCGACGCAGGGCTTTAGTGGTCGACTTGGAGGATGGTACCCATGATAAGGTCATGTTTTACTTCAATAATTATTTTGCTATAAGAGTCTGCCGATTAGTAGTTAATGAGGATGATGGTAGTATTAAGAACTCACCGCACCAATCTGTGGGGATTGATACCCTCATGACTAGCTTATTGGAAATTACCATTCAAAATCAGTCAATGGTGAAAATGTCGTGGGATTTTGTTGATCTAGGAAATAAAAAAGTCTGCTTTGTTTTGTCCTCGAGCCTCCCGAAAGGCAGAGAGGACGAAGGTTTCTGTCATCGCCAGACCTTGCGTCTTCTTATCTTGGTAATTCAATTTCAAGTTTTGGAATCAGGAGATTTCTCCTTCAAGTTCCTGGCTACTCGCACCTTTGAATACCAGGGCCATTTCCCTCGCATCTGGCACCCCAATCTGCAGGGTTGTTTTCTGCTTTAA